The nucleotide window CCGTCGTCGGCCCCCGCAGTCGAGGAGCGCTGGAAGAGCTGAAAGATGCGCTCCTGATCGCGCGGCTCGATACCGACGCCGTTGTCGGCGACGCTGTAGCGCACCTCATCGTCGTCGGCCTCGCCGTCGACGCTGATCCGGCCGGGACGGCCGGGATCGAGATACTTGAGGGCGTTATCGATCAGGTTGCTGAACACCTGGTTCAGTTGGGTACGGTCGGCGATGCAGGGCGGCAGCTCGCCGATCTCCAGCCGGGCGCCCTGCTCCTCCAACCGGTAGCTGAAGGTGGCCCGGATCTCGGCGATGATCTCGCCGACGTCGAGGTGTTCCCGACGCAGGGCCTGGCCGCCGAGACGGGAAAGGCGCAGCAGCCCGGAGAGCAGGCCGTCCATCTTGTAGACGCTGGTCTTGATGCACTCGAGGGCCTCGGGGATGTCCTCGCGGCAGGTGGGCAGCAGCTTCTCGCGCAGCGCGGCGGGCACGGCCTCGTCGTCGACGAGGTTGCCCAGCTCCTCGAGCAGCAGGCCCAATTCGCCGGAGTAGCCCTGGATGTTGACCATCGGCGAGCGCAGATCGTGTCCGGCGATGTAGATGAGCTGCTCCAGCTCCTGGTTCTTGGCCCGCAGCTGCTGGTTAAGCCGCTCGCGCTCGCTCTCGGCCCAACGCCGCTCCTCGAGCAGGCGGATGTTGTGCAGGGCCAGGGAGACATCGCCGGCGACCTCGTCGAGGAGCTCCCGTTCCGCCCCGTCCAGGGGGCCGCCGCTCAGGGCCACCCCCAACAGGCCGAAGATCCGGCCGCCGTACTCCAGCCGGACCAGGATAGTGCGTCGCCGCGCATCGTCGCCGTCGGTTTCGACGACGGTCGCGCCGTTCCCGCAGCGCAGGGCGCGGCCCAGACGCCCATCGAGCTCGCCCGAGGTCAGCTTGTGGCGCAGCTCAGGAGCGGCCGCGCCGATACCGGCATGGGCGAAGACGTCGCAACCCGGGGGCGGGGCGCTCGTTTCCGCCGGAGCGTCGACGGCGACATCCTCGGCCAACAGGGCGATCCAGGCGTGTTCATAGCTGTGGTACTCGATCAGGGTCTCGCTGATCGACTCGACCAGGCGGCGCCGGTCGGTTTCCCGGCTGATCAGCCGGTCGACCCGGCGTAGGCCGCGCAGAATGCCATTCAACCGGCGGATGCGCTCCTCGTCGCGCCGGCGTTCGGTCAGGTCCGTTCCCGACAAGAGCAGGGTCCGGCCCTCGCCATCTTCGGCGATGGGCGCCGCCGCGGGGAAGTAGATCATCCGCTCGCCGCCGGCGCCGTCGATGAGGCGCAGGTCGATTGCCCCCGCTTCGTCGTCGTCCAGGGAGCGCGTCAGCCAGTCGGCGAACTCCTCCCGCTGCTCCGGAGCCACCAGCTCGCTCAGCGCGACGCCGCGCAGGGTGTCGGCTTCAAGTCCCAGCAGCCCGGTCAGGGCGGCGTTAACGTCGCGCACCACGCCGGAGGCGTCCAGCAGCAGGTTGAGTGAGGGGCTGTGGGCGAAGATGAAGCGGTAGCGCTTCTCGCTTTCCCGCAGCTCCAGCTCGACGCGCTTGGCGGCGGTGATGTCGACGGCCTGGGCCAGCAGGCCCCAGGGCATGGGATAGACGCTGGCGCTGAGGTAGAGCTCCCCCCCGGCGGCGGGGAAACGCCCCTCGACGTGCTGTTCGCTCCCCGTCTCCAGGGCCCGGTGGTAGGCCTCGTAGCTGGCGGTGTCGGCGAAGGCGGGAAACAGGTCCAGCAGATAGGCGCCCTCGAGTTCCTCGACGGGCCGGGCGACGAACTCGGCGTAGGCTTTGTTGCAGTAGAGAATGCGCAGGGTGTTGGAGAGGGCGACGATGGGCGACTTGATGCTCTCCAGCAGCAGCCGGTGTTTGCGCTCACTGACCTGCAGCCGGTCGAGGGTCCGGCGCCGGGCGCTGATGTCGCGCAGCCAGAGGGAGAGGTGACGCAGCTCGCCGTCGGAGCCGGCGACGGGGGAAACGGTCAGGCTGACGGGGATCGTCCCGCCGTCTCCCTGGCGGCACTCGGCCTCGCTGTCGGTGACCCCCAGGCCGTCCCGGCAGACCGCCTCCCACTCGCGCAGCTCCGCCGCCGCCAGGCCGAGATCCTCGACGATGCTACGCCCGGCCAGGGTGCGGCCCGGTCGGCCGAAAACCCGTTCCGCCGCGGGGTTGGCGTCGACGATCCGCCCGGACAGCTCCGTAATCAGCAGGGGATCGGCGCCGCCGACGAACAGGGCCCGCTGGACGCGCTCGCTCTCGCGCAGGGCCCGACTGGTGCGCTCGAGCTCGCTGACGTCCCGACTGACGGCCAGCACGCTCTCCACCGCACCGCCGGGACCCCGTTCGGGCACCAGACGGACGTTGAAGAAGCGCTGCTGGTCACCGACGCCCCGGGTCAGAGTGATGGCGTCGCCGGCACCGGTTTCGAAGACCCGCAGCACGGCGGCCTGCCAAAAGGGATCGGTTCCCAGGTCCCGGTCCAGCTCCGCGGGACCGTGTCCGACGAACTCGGCCGGTCGCAGGCCGAACTGCTCCACCAGGGCCGGGTTGGCGTAGAGGCAGCGCAATTGACGATCGA belongs to Candidatus Coatesbacteria bacterium and includes:
- a CDS encoding PAS domain S-box protein; the protein is MSKRPALEDNRASLEDLTAQMREVFWLTEWRSRRILYISPAYESIWGRSCRSLYDEPRSWAEAVHPDDRRRVEEAFDPGAAEGDYDVVYRIVRPDGAERWIHDRAFPLPDEDGNVVRVAGISEDITRRVLQERDLRQAQANLERLVAERSRELAASEKRYRALVETSPDAIVVLDETGRLVLANQRAADGIGLEDPGELIGRPFLDFVPPADRTAVGRLFNQFIVSAEELRQGIRFHLRRLDGKVFPVEISAAALGGELRGLIAVVRDVTKRERLLEQLRFRGEFVALIAELSTELINLAPERLDAGVERALERVGHFADADRAYLFGFHDDGCLMSNTHEWCAANVEPQRGKLQNIPVEDFPWWMERLRAGADISLADLDELPAAAQALRHSLQDQGVVSLFVAPLAVAGELQGFLGLDSVSERRVWSREYSRPLRLVGEHLAAALERTAITRLEARSRKRLEFLSRTAMGFVSLKPEDDLYDYIAQRLREIVGDGYVMVNTFDDQTRSFRLRALLGRQGPLRRFFELYGRRFIDESFPINDRALESLRRGRLERVPEGLYDLACGKLSRRSARTIEKLLGIGAVYSTGVLQADELLGSLNVLLPGGVELEDRELLETFLNQAAVALQRQRSADNLRRSRREYRELIENSPDVVLRFDRQLRCLYANPALVEQFGLRPAEFVGHGPAELDRDLGTDPFWQAAVLRVFETGAGDAITLTRGVGDQQRFFNVRLVPERGPGGAVESVLAVSRDVSELERTSRALRESERVQRALFVGGADPLLITELSGRIVDANPAAERVFGRPGRTLAGRSIVEDLGLAAAELREWEAVCRDGLGVTDSEAECRQGDGGTIPVSLTVSPVAGSDGELRHLSLWLRDISARRRTLDRLQVSERKHRLLLESIKSPIVALSNTLRILYCNKAYAEFVARPVEELEGAYLLDLFPAFADTASYEAYHRALETGSEQHVEGRFPAAGGELYLSASVYPMPWGLLAQAVDITAAKRVELELRESEKRYRFIFAHSPSLNLLLDASGVVRDVNAALTGLLGLEADTLRGVALSELVAPEQREEFADWLTRSLDDDEAGAIDLRLIDGAGGERMIYFPAAAPIAEDGEGRTLLLSGTDLTERRRDEERIRRLNGILRGLRRVDRLISRETDRRRLVESISETLIEYHSYEHAWIALLAEDVAVDAPAETSAPPPGCDVFAHAGIGAAAPELRHKLTSGELDGRLGRALRCGNGATVVETDGDDARRRTILVRLEYGGRIFGLLGVALSGGPLDGAERELLDEVAGDVSLALHNIRLLEERRWAESERERLNQQLRAKNQELEQLIYIAGHDLRSPMVNIQGYSGELGLLLEELGNLVDDEAVPAALREKLLPTCREDIPEALECIKTSVYKMDGLLSGLLRLSRLGGQALRREHLDVGEIIAEIRATFSYRLEEQGARLEIGELPPCIADRTQLNQVFSNLIDNALKYLDPGRPGRISVDGEADDDEVRYSVADNGVGIEPRDQERIFQLFQRSSTAGADDGEGLGLTIVRRILQRHGGAVTVEAEPGVGSRFVVSLPRRVAETPEQG